One segment of Pontibacter akesuensis DNA contains the following:
- a CDS encoding DUF72 domain-containing protein encodes MAQQIYIGTSGWHYNHWKGNFYPNGVKQKGFTEYYTRFFQTVEVNNSFYRLPTPETFSNWRDAVADEFIFAVKASRYITHMKKLKDPQEGLARLFASMNALEHKLGPVLFQLPPMWHLNLERLRDFLSLLPPYYRYTFEFRHPSWYTEEVLDLLRKHNAAFCIYELDGHMSPLHITADFVYVRLHGPAGKYAGSYTEEALQWWAQQCKNWQQQGLDVYVYFDNDQLGYAAFNALRLQEIVRLAGA; translated from the coding sequence ATGGCGCAACAGATTTACATTGGTACTTCGGGCTGGCATTACAACCACTGGAAAGGCAATTTTTACCCGAATGGCGTAAAGCAGAAAGGCTTCACCGAGTACTATACCCGCTTCTTTCAGACGGTAGAAGTCAACAACTCCTTTTACCGGCTACCTACACCCGAGACTTTTTCCAACTGGCGCGATGCAGTGGCTGACGAATTCATTTTTGCAGTAAAGGCCAGCCGCTACATCACTCACATGAAGAAGCTGAAGGACCCGCAGGAGGGCCTTGCCCGCCTGTTTGCCAGCATGAACGCGCTGGAGCACAAGCTTGGGCCGGTGCTTTTCCAACTCCCGCCCATGTGGCACCTCAACCTCGAGCGCCTGCGCGATTTCCTCTCCCTGCTGCCACCTTATTACCGGTATACGTTTGAGTTCAGGCACCCGAGTTGGTACACGGAAGAGGTGTTGGACCTGCTCCGAAAACATAATGCCGCCTTTTGCATTTATGAACTGGATGGACACATGTCGCCGCTTCACATTACGGCTGATTTTGTGTACGTGCGCCTCCACGGCCCCGCTGGCAAGTATGCCGGCTCGTACACGGAGGAGGCGCTGCAGTGGTGGGCGCAGCAGTGCAAAAACTGGCAGCAGCAGGGCTTGGATGTGTATGTATACTTCGATAACGACCAGTTGGGGTATGCGGCCTTCAATGCGCTTCGGCTACAGGAAATTGTCAGGTTGGCAGGGGCTTAA
- a CDS encoding NAD(P)/FAD-dependent oxidoreductase, with product MKHITTDICIVGAGPVGLFAVFEAGLLKMRCHVVDALPAVGGQLSEIYPKKPIYDIPGFPDILAGDLVKNLEKQIAPFHPTFTLGERVEDLEKQEDGSFIVRTVDGTKIACKVVVIAGGLGSFEPRKPAIENLEKYEGFGVTYMVRDPEHFRGKRVILAGGGDSALDWAIYLADICEELTLVHRGTTFRGAPESAEKVLKLAEEGKIQLILKSNITEVHGENELKAVTVMVDNTTPHLVDVDYFIPLFGLVPKLGPIENWGLELEKNAIKVNTEDYSTNVPGIYAIGDINTYPGKLKLILCGFHESALMAQSAYNIIYPDKKFVLKYTTVNGIQELQQ from the coding sequence ATGAAGCACATAACAACGGATATATGCATTGTGGGTGCCGGCCCGGTCGGTTTGTTTGCCGTGTTTGAGGCAGGCCTGCTCAAAATGCGTTGCCACGTGGTAGACGCGCTGCCTGCCGTTGGCGGTCAGCTTTCTGAAATATACCCTAAAAAACCGATATACGATATACCTGGCTTCCCTGACATTCTGGCCGGAGACCTGGTGAAGAACCTGGAGAAGCAGATTGCCCCCTTCCACCCTACCTTTACCTTGGGTGAGCGCGTGGAGGATCTGGAAAAACAAGAGGACGGCTCCTTTATCGTGCGTACAGTGGATGGCACCAAGATAGCCTGTAAAGTGGTGGTAATAGCCGGTGGCCTGGGTTCTTTTGAGCCGCGCAAGCCCGCTATAGAGAACCTGGAGAAGTATGAGGGTTTTGGCGTGACCTACATGGTGCGCGACCCGGAACACTTCCGTGGCAAGCGCGTGATCCTGGCCGGTGGCGGCGACTCTGCCCTGGACTGGGCCATTTACCTGGCCGACATCTGCGAAGAGCTGACACTGGTGCACCGTGGCACCACCTTCAGAGGAGCGCCTGAGTCGGCGGAGAAAGTGCTGAAGCTGGCCGAAGAAGGAAAAATACAGCTGATCCTCAAATCCAATATCACAGAGGTGCATGGTGAGAACGAGTTGAAGGCGGTAACGGTAATGGTAGACAATACTACGCCGCACCTGGTAGACGTGGATTACTTTATCCCGCTGTTCGGGCTGGTACCTAAGCTGGGACCGATTGAGAACTGGGGCCTGGAACTGGAGAAAAATGCCATCAAGGTGAACACAGAGGATTACTCCACCAACGTCCCCGGCATCTATGCTATCGGCGACATCAACACCTACCCGGGCAAGCTGAAGCTTATACTTTGCGGCTTCCACGAGTCTGCCCTGATGGCGCAAAGCGCCTACAACATCATTTACCCGGACAAGAAGTTCGTGTTGAAATACACCACGGTTAACGGTATTCAGGAGCTACAGCAATGA
- a CDS encoding 2Fe-2S iron-sulfur cluster-binding protein produces MKDAINIYVKQDNGEQITLEAPLDMNLSVMEVLKAHEFPIQAVCGGMAICATCHVEVLESGELPEMNDDEAYMLETLPHATDSSRLSCQLRVNEEMEGLVVRIMPEA; encoded by the coding sequence ATGAAAGACGCCATCAACATTTATGTAAAACAGGACAACGGGGAGCAAATTACGCTGGAGGCCCCCCTCGACATGAACCTCTCTGTGATGGAAGTACTGAAGGCGCATGAGTTCCCGATTCAGGCGGTATGTGGCGGTATGGCCATTTGCGCCACCTGCCATGTGGAGGTGCTGGAAAGCGGCGAACTGCCTGAGATGAACGACGATGAGGCCTACATGCTGGAGACCTTGCCGCATGCCACCGACAGCAGCCGGCTCTCCTGCCAGCTCCGCGTGAATGAGGAGATGGAAGGGCTGGTGGTACGAATTATGCCGGAGGCCTGA